The DNA sequence ACCGATTTTTCATAAAGCGGGCTTATACTTAGTAATGCAAAACCTGTTGCCATAGTAAGACGACATACACTTTCTATATCATATAGTTTTCTTTAAAAATATCTTGTTGTTATTCTTCAGGTGGACATGAACCGCATTCAATCGGAAAAATTTTTTTAGCAATGAGAGTTTTACAAATCCTGCAGGTTTCCGAGACAATACTTACTTCAGTATTTTGAATGATCCGTTCCGCAGAACGATGGATCTCCTCAAGAACTAGAGGATCAGTAATCTTGATCTTTCCTCGCTTATGCGAAAGATACTGACAAACTGCCGCTGGTGTTATCCCAAGTTTTTCTGCTGCTTCTTTTTGAGTTAATCCATGCCTTTGGATCATACTTTCAGCTATCTCTTTTCGTATGACTGGAAGGCCGTTCCACAACATGTATTCACATGGAGTCTGCTTCATACCAACAAGAATATCGCAAGTATTCAAATAATTAACGCATGTTAATTCCTCTTGATTAAAAGCAAATTGAAGAGCTTTAACGCCGTAACACTAAGATACCATAGACATGCGGCTGCATCCCAAAATGGGTTCAAGGATGACTCTTTGAACTCCTTTTCGCTGTGAACTAACTCACAGCATTCCTCCAAAATCATGGTTTCAATGGACGATTTCACAGCCTGATGACGGTCATTAAGCATATTTTTTAAGAACTCCCTATAGTTTAAACTCATTGCAAAGGGAATCGGAAGGGGTTTCGCTGTGGACTTATACGACTGGGATCCACAATGGAACCTTCCGTTCCTTCGCGTATCGAACAAGCAGCACTTGTTTCACAT is a window from the Candidatus Thermoplasmatota archaeon genome containing:
- a CDS encoding Fis family transcriptional regulator, with the protein product MKQTPCEYMLWNGLPVIRKEIAESMIQRHGLTQKEAAEKLGITPAAVCQYLSHKRGKIKITDPLVLEEIHRSAERIIQNTEVSIVSETCRICKTLIAKKIFPIECGSCPPEE